The following coding sequences are from one Paenibacillus sp. JDR-2 window:
- a CDS encoding NADPH-dependent FMN reductase, producing MTQSYHIVGLTGSLRKASLNKTLLKNAAVFLPENYTYTYANLGDLPLYNQDLEEDLPESVKQFAELCSSADGFLISTPEYNGLITGVLKNALDWVSRKNIGAPLATKPVAVMGASSGPSGTARAQTNMRQLIFALDMDPVNRPELKLAQAHLKFDDDGRLTDFATLQVLQQLMDKFVHKVERSKE from the coding sequence ATGACGCAGTCCTATCATATTGTTGGCCTGACAGGCAGCTTGCGCAAAGCTTCCCTGAACAAAACGCTGTTAAAAAACGCGGCGGTGTTTTTACCTGAGAACTATACATACACGTACGCCAACCTTGGCGATCTGCCGCTTTATAATCAGGATCTCGAGGAGGATCTGCCGGAATCCGTCAAGCAGTTCGCCGAGCTGTGCAGCTCTGCAGACGGCTTCTTGATCAGTACTCCCGAATATAACGGACTAATTACCGGCGTGCTCAAGAACGCACTCGATTGGGTATCCCGGAAAAATATCGGCGCGCCGCTTGCGACGAAGCCGGTTGCCGTTATGGGTGCTTCATCCGGCCCGAGCGGCACGGCAAGAGCGCAAACGAATATGCGCCAGCTGATTTTTGCGCTTGATATGGATCCGGTAAACCGTCCGGAGCTAAAGCTTGCCCAGGCGCATTTGAAGTTTGACGATGACGGCCGGTTAACGGACTTTGCTACCTTGCAGGTGCTGCAGCAATTAATGGACAAATTCGTCCATAAAGTTGAACGTTCGAAGGAATAG
- a CDS encoding GNAT family N-acetyltransferase, which produces MRNNNGIYLRMLEPGDIKPLLELKLRNRIFFQPFEPIRDEKHYTLEEQGKEIGNGISAAQQGQAYFYGIFLTETDELIGRIALTGVSRGVFQNAYMGYFIDQAHNGQGYATSAVSAVVSEAFEELQLHRIQAGVMPKNERSIRVLQKAGFRQEGLARRYLKINGQWEDHLLFAITKEDISN; this is translated from the coding sequence ATGAGAAATAACAACGGGATTTATTTGCGGATGCTTGAGCCTGGCGACATAAAACCGCTGCTTGAGCTGAAGCTGCGGAATCGTATATTCTTTCAGCCTTTTGAGCCCATACGTGATGAGAAGCATTATACGCTGGAGGAGCAGGGTAAGGAAATCGGTAACGGAATTTCCGCTGCACAGCAGGGACAGGCTTACTTTTACGGAATATTCCTGACGGAAACGGATGAGCTGATTGGCCGGATTGCCCTGACAGGCGTGTCCCGCGGCGTGTTCCAGAATGCGTACATGGGCTACTTTATCGATCAGGCTCATAACGGCCAAGGTTATGCGACATCAGCCGTTTCGGCAGTTGTAAGCGAAGCCTTTGAGGAGCTTCAGCTGCATCGTATTCAAGCGGGTGTAATGCCAAAAAACGAGCGTTCCATCCGCGTACTCCAAAAGGCAGGCTTCAGACAAGAAGGCTTAGCCCGGCGTTACCTAAAAATAAATGGTCAATGGGAAGACCATCTCTTATTTGCAATCACGAAAGAAGACATCTCTAACTAA
- a CDS encoding helix-turn-helix transcriptional regulator produces MADDISYTTEEIAQILKVSKLTVYDLIKKGDLPSYRVGKQMRVDASDLEAYKLKTKNAGKGTEFSAPIHPIAQSANSFPVGSSRPIVITGQDVSLDLLAKHMEKHIPGIRPLRSYVGSLDSLISMYKGESDIVSTHLLDGESGEYNLPYVRRLLIGSSYKVVHLLKRRAGLYVAKGNPLQLGGWADLGRPGLRFVNREKGSGARVLLDEQLRLHGIKAEQLTGYEHEESNHIGVAGKVASGEADVGVGIEKAANIVGNVDFIPLIQEQYDLVLLKKPENMAWIAAVQGIINSPAFQNELRSVSGYDLSLTGQVLFET; encoded by the coding sequence ATGGCCGATGATATTTCCTATACAACCGAAGAAATCGCCCAGATTCTTAAAGTATCCAAGCTAACCGTCTATGATTTGATCAAGAAAGGCGATCTGCCTTCCTACCGTGTCGGCAAGCAGATGCGGGTCGATGCATCGGATCTTGAAGCCTATAAACTTAAAACAAAAAACGCGGGAAAAGGAACGGAATTTTCCGCACCCATACATCCTATTGCACAGTCCGCGAATAGCTTTCCCGTCGGAAGCAGCCGCCCGATTGTCATTACCGGTCAAGATGTAAGCCTGGATCTGCTTGCGAAGCATATGGAAAAACATATACCGGGCATCCGTCCCTTACGCTCTTATGTCGGCAGTCTGGATAGCCTGATATCCATGTATAAAGGAGAATCGGATATTGTCAGCACTCATCTGCTGGATGGCGAATCGGGCGAATACAACCTCCCCTACGTCAGGAGATTATTGATTGGCTCCTCTTATAAAGTAGTTCATTTACTCAAGCGCCGCGCAGGCTTGTATGTTGCCAAGGGAAATCCTCTCCAGCTTGGCGGCTGGGCGGATCTTGGACGACCAGGCCTCCGGTTCGTAAACCGGGAGAAAGGCTCCGGTGCCCGGGTTCTGCTCGACGAACAGCTGAGGCTCCACGGAATAAAGGCTGAACAGCTTACCGGCTATGAACATGAGGAAAGCAATCATATCGGTGTCGCCGGGAAGGTTGCATCGGGGGAAGCCGATGTTGGGGTTGGCATTGAGAAAGCAGCTAATATCGTGGGCAATGTGGACTTTATTCCGCTCATTCAAGAGCAATATGATCTGGTGCTGCTGAAGAAGCCGGAGAATATGGCGTGGATTGCAGCCGTCCAGGGCATCATTAACTCCCCTGCTTTTCAAAATGAGCTTCGTTCCGTTTCCGGTTATGATTTGTCATTGACGGGACAGGTTTTGTTTGAAACATGA
- the modA gene encoding molybdate ABC transporter substrate-binding protein, giving the protein MSRKFKSSLVLLGLAIMVLVMAACGNNNTAANNATSTNAAGSNASTSTANTTKNEPQTKVELTISAAASLTDALNDIQKTYEEKNPNVKLNFNFGASGALQQQIEQGAPADLFLSAAAKNLKALVDKQLIDTDKQTNLLSNELVVVVPADGGVALATEADLTKADVKHVAIGIPESVPAGNYAKESLTNAKLWDSLQSKSVQGKDVRQVLQYVETGNADAGFVYKTDALTSDKVKIAFNVDPATYTAIQYPIGIVKATKHSKEAEDFYTYLQSQETLDVFVKYGFSVPAK; this is encoded by the coding sequence ATGAGCAGAAAGTTTAAAAGCAGTTTGGTTTTATTAGGTCTGGCTATTATGGTGCTTGTTATGGCGGCTTGCGGCAACAACAATACAGCTGCTAATAACGCAACCAGTACCAACGCAGCAGGCAGCAATGCCAGCACAAGCACAGCTAATACTACAAAAAATGAACCTCAAACGAAGGTTGAGCTTACCATATCCGCTGCGGCCAGCTTGACGGATGCGCTTAACGACATTCAGAAAACGTACGAGGAGAAAAATCCGAATGTGAAGCTGAATTTCAACTTTGGCGCTTCGGGCGCTCTGCAGCAGCAAATTGAACAAGGAGCTCCGGCCGATCTGTTCCTGTCCGCTGCCGCGAAGAACTTGAAGGCACTGGTTGACAAGCAGCTTATTGATACGGACAAACAAACGAACCTGCTCAGCAACGAGCTTGTTGTAGTCGTTCCGGCAGATGGCGGCGTTGCGCTTGCAACGGAAGCTGATCTGACCAAAGCGGATGTGAAGCATGTAGCGATCGGTATTCCGGAGAGCGTTCCGGCCGGCAATTACGCGAAAGAATCGTTAACCAATGCGAAGCTGTGGGATTCTCTGCAATCCAAATCCGTGCAAGGCAAGGACGTTAGACAAGTGCTTCAATATGTAGAGACAGGCAACGCGGACGCAGGCTTTGTGTATAAGACGGATGCTTTAACTTCGGATAAAGTGAAGATCGCGTTTAATGTGGATCCGGCAACCTACACGGCCATCCAGTATCCGATCGGAATCGTGAAAGCAACGAAACACAGCAAGGAAGCGGAGGATTTCTACACGTATTTGCAATCGCAGGAAACGCTTGACGTGTTCGTGAAATACGGCTTCTCCGTACCTGCAAAATAA
- a CDS encoding spore germination protein — MTFSKTLRNMIVKESGNNSDPNKQPPPEQDSQPPTLAHTLDEFKECSDITHRTFPDYQVDLVYFDQLTDKDKLSRHILSPLLSGSGEEIAMMLKHLQSFKTTSSKTLILDVLSGGIAVFNGPDAYVFDVFSPESRAISQSETETVITGPHDAFTEQINTSLAMIRARLKSSHLKVIKLSVGEITKTDVYLLYVKDIVNMKFVEEAKTRIQKIEVDAILDTNMLIQYMDDNKYSIFPQYLTSERPDAIVSKLVAGRVAGLVDGSPSALSLPTSFFEFFSSSDDYYQRWILGSAIRLLRFIAFLITISFTALYVSVTTFHYEMIPENLLMTLTESRTRVPFPPLYEALLMEVTIELLREAGARLPTKIGQTIGIVGGIVIGQAAVQAGLTSNILIIAVASSAIASFVIPSYVMSASIRLIRFGLILLTGFLGNFGLVVGIAAIVIHLSGLTSMGSSYLNPVAPFEPKDWKDIFIRAPFQWLRERPSQSASPNMVRNKTKE; from the coding sequence ATGACTTTTTCTAAAACATTGCGAAACATGATCGTTAAGGAATCGGGGAACAATTCCGATCCGAACAAGCAGCCTCCACCCGAACAGGACTCCCAGCCGCCAACGCTCGCGCACACGCTTGATGAGTTTAAAGAATGCAGCGACATTACGCACCGCACGTTCCCGGATTATCAGGTTGACCTTGTGTACTTCGATCAATTGACGGACAAGGATAAGCTTAGCCGGCATATTTTGTCTCCTCTGCTTAGCGGAAGCGGTGAGGAAATCGCCATGATGCTAAAGCATTTGCAATCCTTCAAAACAACCAGCAGCAAGACGTTAATTCTGGATGTATTGTCCGGCGGCATAGCCGTATTTAATGGCCCGGATGCATATGTTTTTGATGTTTTCAGCCCGGAATCAAGAGCGATCAGCCAATCCGAAACGGAGACGGTTATTACCGGCCCGCATGATGCTTTTACGGAGCAAATCAATACAAGTCTTGCCATGATTCGCGCCAGGCTCAAGAGCTCCCATCTAAAGGTGATTAAGCTGTCGGTTGGCGAGATTACCAAGACGGATGTGTATTTGCTCTATGTGAAGGATATCGTCAATATGAAGTTTGTTGAAGAGGCGAAAACACGGATTCAGAAGATCGAGGTTGACGCTATTCTCGATACGAATATGCTCATTCAATACATGGATGACAATAAATACTCGATATTTCCGCAGTATCTGACTTCGGAGCGACCGGACGCCATTGTCTCGAAGCTCGTTGCCGGACGCGTAGCGGGCCTTGTGGATGGAAGCCCGTCCGCACTTTCATTGCCGACTTCGTTTTTCGAGTTTTTCTCTTCGTCCGACGATTATTATCAGCGATGGATATTGGGCAGCGCGATCAGACTGCTCCGCTTCATTGCGTTTCTTATTACGATTAGCTTTACTGCCCTATATGTATCCGTTACGACGTTTCATTACGAGATGATCCCGGAGAATCTGCTGATGACGCTTACCGAATCCAGGACGAGAGTACCTTTTCCGCCGTTATATGAAGCCTTGCTCATGGAGGTTACGATAGAACTGCTGCGTGAGGCAGGGGCCAGACTTCCAACCAAGATCGGCCAGACCATTGGCATCGTTGGCGGTATCGTAATCGGGCAAGCGGCCGTACAGGCTGGGCTAACCAGTAACATCCTGATCATCGCCGTCGCTTCATCGGCGATTGCCTCGTTCGTCATTCCGAGCTATGTAATGAGCGCATCGATCCGCTTAATCCGGTTTGGCCTTATTTTATTGACTGGCTTCTTGGGCAATTTTGGACTGGTGGTTGGCATTGCGGCTATCGTCATTCACTTAAGCGGACTGACCAGCATGGGATCTTCTTACCTTAATCCTGTTGCTCCGTTTGAGCCAAAGGACTGGAAGGATATTTTCATTCGCGCTCCGTTCCAGTGGTTGCGTGAGAGACCATCACAGAGCGCTTCCCCTAACATGGTGCGAAATAAAACCAAGGAGTGA
- a CDS encoding GerAB/ArcD/ProY family transporter yields MNTETKEKLSPFHTTILVYMIQTGVMALILPQLLAETFGTNGWITVLGFGLIAAVNILLIGAVYKLGKGRSIFQILEQSIPKFLLVPVYLAIALNCAMLGCMAGKEYILIFQMYAFPTTNPMEFKLIMDALVFWLLTKGLYNISKASTVFFWLFAWMFLLLFFFYSDFNWSRLTPFLFKGGHFSYLESLDIYSSFLGYEVLLLAFGYMNQRTKFVKSALIGNGMTTFTYFYLSIVTFGVYSLEQLKNKAFPVLEMLAYIRFPFIERMENLLYGFILFTALFSIVMYEWCALEMVKQSFPKLKGNFLAFILVMTCYLIAFIPDTLNEVGDWLSTLSLIECGIAFGLPVILLIVLMFQNMGSSPAHEKNAN; encoded by the coding sequence ATGAATACCGAGACGAAGGAGAAGCTTTCCCCGTTCCATACCACAATCCTCGTCTATATGATTCAAACCGGTGTGATGGCGCTAATCCTTCCTCAGTTGCTTGCAGAGACATTTGGAACAAACGGATGGATTACGGTACTGGGATTTGGGCTAATAGCGGCCGTAAATATCCTCTTGATTGGTGCGGTATATAAGCTTGGGAAAGGACGTTCGATCTTTCAGATTCTGGAGCAGTCGATCCCCAAGTTTCTGCTCGTGCCGGTTTATTTGGCTATTGCTTTGAATTGCGCGATGCTTGGATGTATGGCCGGGAAGGAGTATATTCTTATCTTCCAAATGTATGCCTTTCCGACCACAAATCCGATGGAATTCAAGCTGATCATGGATGCCTTAGTCTTTTGGCTGCTGACAAAGGGCTTGTATAACATCTCGAAGGCTTCCACCGTCTTCTTTTGGTTGTTCGCGTGGATGTTTTTGCTGCTGTTCTTTTTCTATTCGGACTTTAACTGGTCAAGATTAACGCCTTTTCTATTCAAGGGAGGACATTTCAGTTACCTGGAAAGCCTCGATATTTATTCATCGTTTCTTGGTTACGAGGTCCTTCTTCTTGCGTTTGGTTATATGAATCAGAGGACGAAATTTGTAAAGTCTGCCTTGATCGGCAACGGCATGACAACTTTCACTTATTTTTATCTTTCCATCGTTACCTTTGGAGTCTATAGTCTCGAGCAGTTGAAAAACAAAGCTTTTCCCGTTCTTGAAATGTTAGCCTATATCCGGTTTCCCTTTATTGAAAGGATGGAAAATTTACTGTACGGTTTCATTTTGTTTACCGCCCTATTCTCCATTGTTATGTATGAGTGGTGTGCATTGGAAATGGTCAAGCAATCCTTCCCCAAGCTGAAAGGCAATTTCCTTGCGTTTATACTTGTGATGACATGTTACTTGATCGCCTTCATACCGGACACGCTTAACGAGGTGGGGGATTGGCTTAGTACGTTAAGTTTGATTGAATGCGGCATTGCATTTGGCTTGCCCGTAATACTGCTTATTGTACTTATGTTTCAGAATATGGGGAGTAGTCCTGCTCATGAAAAAAATGCGAATTAG
- a CDS encoding Ger(x)C family spore germination protein has translation MKKMRISLLALVMLIVLPGCDYRILERIGFTYAASYDTAPEDQVEIAISVPRAEPTIKLKREIHSAVGRSSKDARVKFSNETDLLLVNGQIRVLLYSDALARKDLSNEINSVLRDTSISPLVKITLVSGNAKDLLVKDYKQHLSTDKYINRLLEKSSSNHRIPKTTLYEFERDYYDDGIDPVAPVLKEVGNDISVDGIGLFQDYKYVAKIPNKDSLLFAILRGNFKKGDMSLDLGRSEEKGSLEFIMFSSVLSDRKVHVEHKAGGTIHVSINGHIRGSVHEYIGNKKLSNDAQRHEVESKVSEILSARANRLIKQLQQHKVDSLGIGIYVRNSMKYEAWKKLDWREEYPKVEIDCKLHFKAKDYGKMR, from the coding sequence ATGAAAAAAATGCGAATTAGCTTGCTTGCGTTGGTTATGCTTATTGTGCTTCCTGGCTGCGATTACCGGATTTTGGAAAGAATCGGTTTTACCTATGCGGCCAGCTATGACACCGCTCCGGAAGATCAGGTGGAAATTGCCATCAGCGTGCCAAGAGCGGAGCCAACGATTAAATTAAAGAGGGAAATCCATTCCGCAGTTGGCAGAAGCTCGAAGGATGCGAGAGTTAAATTTTCCAATGAGACAGACTTGCTGCTTGTTAACGGCCAGATTCGCGTGCTGCTTTATTCGGATGCTCTCGCGCGTAAAGACTTGTCCAATGAAATCAACAGTGTTCTGAGGGATACGTCAATCTCACCGCTCGTTAAAATCACGTTGGTAAGCGGCAATGCAAAAGATTTGCTGGTCAAAGATTACAAGCAGCATCTTTCCACCGACAAATACATTAACCGCCTGTTAGAAAAATCGAGTAGCAACCATCGTATTCCGAAGACAACCCTATACGAGTTTGAAAGGGATTATTACGATGACGGGATTGATCCAGTCGCTCCTGTTCTGAAGGAAGTGGGCAATGATATTTCGGTCGATGGCATAGGGTTATTTCAGGATTATAAATACGTTGCCAAAATTCCTAACAAGGATTCCTTGTTATTTGCGATCTTGCGGGGTAATTTCAAGAAAGGGGATATGAGCCTGGATCTCGGGAGAAGCGAAGAAAAAGGTTCTCTTGAATTTATCATGTTTTCTTCCGTTCTCAGCGATCGAAAGGTACATGTCGAACATAAAGCAGGCGGAACGATTCATGTATCTATAAACGGTCATATCAGAGGTTCTGTTCATGAATACATCGGGAACAAGAAGTTAAGCAATGATGCACAGCGGCATGAGGTGGAGAGCAAGGTTTCGGAAATTTTGTCGGCTAGAGCAAATCGACTGATCAAGCAGTTGCAACAGCATAAAGTGGACAGCCTGGGCATCGGTATCTATGTCCGCAACAGCATGAAATACGAGGCGTGGAAGAAGCTGGACTGGCGCGAGGAGTACCCAAAAGTCGAGATCGACTGCAAGCTGCATTTTAAAGCGAAGGATTATGGGAAAATGAGGTAG
- a CDS encoding MFS transporter, translated as MEKKKRLDLASIATIPLTMTLANSILIPVLPSMQKAMGITTVQSSLLITAYAAVAILFIPIAGYLSDRIGRKKVILPGLLLVAAAGAFCGFAAVSFNKPYALVMTGRLFQGLGAAGCFPVVLPLVGDLFKKEEDVSNGLGLVETANTFGKVLAPIIGSALAIWTWYMPFWFIPVFSLISFLLVAIWVKAPKDKKPAVPFGQFVRDVISLFREKGRWIWGVYVAGGINMFAIFASLFYLSEILEERGSHGILKGCLVAIPLAALCSTSWAIGKWIGQNKKLMKWISVIGFIEAGGSLLFLAFGGRGSLWFIIIILFAGSIGLGAALPSLDALLTEGIEKEQRGTVTSFYSSIRFLGVAAGPPLAALLIEHSKSSLFWLLTVCCAAAALIALFTIKPKQG; from the coding sequence ATGGAAAAAAAGAAGCGATTAGATTTGGCTTCCATCGCAACAATTCCTTTAACGATGACTTTGGCAAATTCAATTTTGATCCCCGTTCTTCCTTCCATGCAGAAAGCAATGGGAATAACCACGGTACAATCCAGTTTGTTAATTACGGCTTATGCGGCTGTAGCGATCTTGTTTATTCCGATTGCGGGATATCTGTCAGACCGCATCGGAAGGAAAAAAGTGATTCTGCCTGGGCTGCTGCTGGTTGCGGCGGCAGGCGCCTTTTGCGGCTTTGCCGCTGTTTCGTTTAATAAACCATACGCTCTTGTTATGACGGGGAGGTTATTTCAGGGATTGGGAGCGGCAGGCTGCTTTCCGGTTGTGCTTCCGCTTGTCGGGGACTTATTTAAGAAGGAAGAAGATGTGAGCAACGGCCTTGGCCTTGTTGAAACAGCAAATACGTTCGGCAAAGTTCTTGCCCCGATTATTGGATCGGCGTTAGCTATATGGACCTGGTATATGCCATTTTGGTTCATTCCGGTATTCAGTCTGATCTCATTCCTATTAGTTGCTATATGGGTTAAAGCTCCAAAAGATAAAAAGCCGGCTGTTCCGTTTGGACAGTTTGTACGGGATGTTATTTCCTTATTCCGGGAGAAGGGGAGATGGATTTGGGGCGTGTACGTGGCGGGCGGAATCAATATGTTCGCGATCTTTGCCTCTTTGTTTTATTTGTCGGAGATTCTTGAGGAACGAGGAAGTCACGGGATTTTGAAAGGCTGCCTCGTTGCTATTCCGCTCGCAGCCTTGTGTTCCACCTCGTGGGCGATCGGCAAATGGATCGGCCAGAATAAGAAGCTGATGAAGTGGATTAGCGTCATCGGTTTTATTGAGGCAGGAGGCAGCCTGTTATTCCTGGCATTTGGGGGACGCGGTTCTCTGTGGTTCATTATTATTATCCTGTTCGCAGGCTCCATTGGACTTGGGGCTGCATTGCCCAGCCTCGATGCCCTGCTGACGGAAGGAATTGAGAAGGAACAGCGTGGCACGGTCACCTCCTTTTACAGCAGTATCCGGTTTCTAGGGGTTGCGGCGGGACCTCCCTTGGCGGCTTTGCTTATTGAGCACTCGAAATCCTCTTTATTCTGGCTATTAACGGTTTGCTGTGCTGCAGCTGCTCTTATTGCGCTATTTACGATAAAGCCAAAGCAAGGTTAA
- a CDS encoding DUF2935 domain-containing protein, with protein MAKSEWYEHRFWLQILGDHGRFILNTLSPVESNDIKLAHYFITAFDQLLEYARQSSSETDCLSISRQSLELTIELRSFKLSLLERALLGKVKIMLTPTFLNHMVNELEEYLRILKELAAGKPVPVFDALHHDFLWLPDAAGHAAAIGSDLDFVEKPLIKQTQIFEERFNQLYLKSIEMAGYMRTELKDFPAFRRLHKEVDVEMKLFVAFLKELEELEVTDEVLDRISPLMPDHMMREECYYLTKLAQLGLVPNPNCQADKPRVQP; from the coding sequence TTGGCCAAATCTGAATGGTATGAGCATCGCTTCTGGCTGCAGATTTTGGGGGATCATGGCAGGTTTATCTTAAATACCTTGTCGCCTGTCGAGAGCAATGATATTAAGCTTGCCCATTATTTTATAACGGCTTTTGATCAGTTACTCGAGTATGCCAGACAGTCCTCATCGGAGACGGATTGCTTGTCCATCAGCAGGCAGTCGCTTGAATTGACGATCGAATTGCGGTCGTTCAAGCTGAGTTTGCTGGAGAGAGCCTTGTTAGGAAAAGTAAAAATCATGCTGACTCCGACTTTTCTGAACCATATGGTCAACGAGCTGGAGGAATATCTTCGTATATTGAAGGAGCTTGCGGCAGGCAAGCCGGTTCCGGTGTTTGATGCCCTTCACCATGATTTTTTGTGGCTGCCGGACGCGGCCGGTCATGCGGCTGCTATTGGCAGTGACCTGGATTTTGTTGAGAAGCCGCTGATCAAGCAGACTCAAATATTCGAAGAACGCTTTAACCAGCTGTACTTAAAAAGTATTGAAATGGCAGGTTATATGAGAACGGAATTGAAGGATTTTCCCGCATTCCGCAGGCTTCATAAAGAAGTGGATGTGGAGATGAAGCTGTTTGTAGCCTTCCTGAAAGAGCTCGAGGAGCTTGAGGTAACCGATGAGGTGCTTGACCGGATCAGCCCGTTAATGCCCGATCATATGATGCGGGAAGAGTGTTATTACCTTACGAAGCTAGCCCAGCTGGGACTGGTTCCGAATCCGAACTGCCAGGCGGATAAACCGCGGGTTCAGCCCTGA
- a CDS encoding membrane lipoprotein lipid attachment site-containing protein, which produces MMKKMILAAAIVALLSGCGSNNGEHAQQVRYSIGDQEVMLKGLQDITLAGQQEENGLFKEISVSTSTVSKSFTWSNVINPAYYPAIEVADLNEDGDNEIIIVLTKGYGTGVNAQELHILNEDDLSELAVENPLHYIINHSHSSIQSIGDKVKVTVDIDGQTYNKDYAKSAAGAWNDKIGFGNVLNYAVMDNKLVALVPGNLSPAEYPVTIKLEYGKDLKVAKSTIIEQ; this is translated from the coding sequence ATGATGAAAAAAATGATACTTGCTGCGGCGATTGTTGCGCTGTTAAGCGGTTGTGGTTCGAATAACGGGGAGCATGCACAGCAAGTTCGATATTCCATAGGCGATCAAGAGGTTATGCTCAAAGGACTGCAGGATATCACGTTAGCCGGGCAGCAAGAAGAAAACGGCTTATTCAAGGAGATTTCGGTAAGCACATCAACTGTATCCAAATCGTTCACTTGGTCCAATGTCATAAATCCTGCGTATTATCCGGCAATAGAGGTTGCTGATCTGAATGAGGACGGCGATAATGAAATTATAATTGTCTTGACGAAGGGGTATGGGACAGGCGTTAATGCGCAAGAACTCCATATCTTAAATGAAGATGACCTATCGGAGTTGGCTGTCGAGAATCCCCTCCATTACATAATCAATCATTCTCATTCCAGTATTCAGAGCATAGGCGATAAAGTGAAAGTCACGGTTGATATTGACGGACAAACTTATAACAAAGATTACGCGAAATCTGCCGCCGGCGCCTGGAATGATAAAATAGGGTTTGGCAACGTCTTGAATTATGCAGTGATGGATAACAAGCTGGTAGCTTTGGTACCCGGAAACCTATCCCCTGCGGAATACCCGGTTACGATTAAACTCGAATACGGGAAGGATCTTAAGGTAGCCAAATCAACGATAATAGAGCAGTAG
- a CDS encoding AAA family ATPase: MFLRSVEIRRDEHVNEREYPFTIPAIKSMDRLHFRSNVTFLVGENGSGKSTLLEAIAYQCGFHTAGGGRNNAYEVDSSSAILGNAIRLAWMPKVTNGFFLRAETFYHFASYIDTLDPDVLSNYGGRSLHQQSHGEAFLSLFKHRFGKKAIYLLDEPEAALSPARQLALMRVIKDLSEEAQFIIATHSPILLGYPEAQIYNFDEQPVEEIAYEDTLHYIVTRRFLENRKTVLKELFKN, translated from the coding sequence GTGTTTCTAAGAAGCGTGGAGATCAGGCGGGACGAGCATGTAAATGAACGGGAATACCCGTTCACGATTCCGGCGATCAAGTCGATGGACAGGCTGCATTTCCGTTCAAACGTAACGTTTCTCGTAGGCGAGAACGGCTCGGGCAAATCGACCTTGCTTGAGGCCATTGCTTATCAATGCGGTTTCCATACGGCTGGCGGAGGAAGGAACAACGCTTATGAAGTGGATTCTTCATCAGCGATACTAGGCAACGCCATCAGGCTGGCCTGGATGCCTAAGGTGACGAATGGGTTTTTCCTTCGTGCCGAGACCTTTTATCATTTTGCTTCCTATATCGACACTCTTGATCCCGATGTGTTAAGCAATTACGGCGGCCGCTCCTTGCACCAGCAATCGCATGGGGAAGCTTTCCTGTCGCTGTTCAAGCACCGGTTCGGCAAAAAGGCCATCTATCTCCTTGACGAGCCCGAGGCGGCGTTATCTCCGGCCAGACAGTTGGCGCTTATGCGGGTTATAAAAGATTTATCGGAGGAAGCTCAGTTTATAATTGCAACGCATTCTCCGATACTGCTGGGGTATCCGGAAGCGCAAATCTACAATTTCGATGAGCAGCCCGTTGAGGAAATCGCATATGAAGATACGCTGCACTACATTGTGACACGCAGATTTCTCGAGAACCGGAAGACGGTGCTCAAAGAATTGTTTAAAAACTAA
- a CDS encoding GrpB family protein, whose product MEDQWRIAVHNPQWHDMFQETAAKLRAALGDIALRIDHIGSTSISGLDAKPIIDIQISVSRLAELDGYKSRLEQLGFVYREDNPDLSKRYFREAPGNCRIHIHVRQSGSFSEQMNLLFRGYLRQHPEDCLRYGQEKHRLMEQYKHERIKYVEGKGPIVWDILHKAHLWSQSAGWQPELTDRGGLV is encoded by the coding sequence ATGGAGGACCAATGGAGAATTGCCGTGCATAATCCGCAGTGGCATGACATGTTCCAGGAAACAGCCGCGAAACTGCGAGCAGCCCTAGGCGATATTGCTTTAAGAATTGATCATATCGGATCAACCTCCATCAGCGGTTTGGATGCAAAGCCTATTATCGATATTCAAATATCCGTTTCCCGATTGGCCGAGCTGGATGGTTATAAATCCAGGCTTGAACAGCTCGGATTCGTTTATAGGGAAGACAATCCCGACTTGTCAAAGCGATACTTCAGAGAAGCTCCCGGCAATTGCAGAATCCATATTCACGTAAGGCAATCAGGGAGCTTTTCGGAGCAGATGAACCTGTTATTCCGGGGTTATTTGCGGCAGCATCCGGAGGATTGCCTGCGCTACGGGCAAGAGAAGCACAGGTTAATGGAGCAGTACAAGCATGAACGCATTAAGTATGTCGAAGGAAAAGGGCCGATCGTATGGGACATTCTGCATAAAGCGCATCTCTGGTCGCAAAGCGCCGGATGGCAGCCGGAATTGACGGACAGAGGAGGACTTGTGTGA